Proteins co-encoded in one Zonotrichia albicollis isolate bZonAlb1 chromosome 30, bZonAlb1.hap1, whole genome shotgun sequence genomic window:
- the LOC141725622 gene encoding uncharacterized protein LOC141725622, with protein MPTSLCGHCPLPSPLPACPPCSVYWVGLGAPLERRWSRASENSGAACLGPDGFGSWGDGAQSHELSPSRAPQAPSLRATASRGVHPPEGFIPPASRGVHPPCIQRGSPPSASRGVHPPCIQRSSSPFASRRVHPPCIQRGSTPQRGSSPQRGSPHTDSEGSSLSASRGIHPLEGFIPPRGIHPSRGVHPHCIQRDSPPSASRGVHPPEGFTPLHPEGFIPQRGSSPTDPEGLIPSEGFTPLASEGVFPTFPLLQSFRLISGGQSSGAVSGIKRKICSVQARAGWPRKHLGRLFVRVRWILGSDRCSFPLGRSPSSLWQRSLGFLPGLGNACSPP; from the exons ATGCCCACGTCTCTGTGTGGCCattgccccctccccagccccctgcccgcctgccctccctgctctgtgtacT GGGTTGGGCTGGGAGCCCCACTGGAGCGGAGATGGAGCAGGGCAAGTGAAAACAGCGGAGCTGCGTGTTTGGGACCAGATGGATTTGGCAGCTGGGGTGATGGAGCTCAGTCCCatgagctcagccccagcagggccccCCAGGCCCCCTCTTTGAGAGCCACTGCATCCAGAGGGGTTCATCCCCCAGAGGGGTTCA TCCCTCCTGCATCCAGAGGGGTTCATCCCCCCTGCATCCAGAGGGGTTCACCCCCATCTGCATCCAGAGGGGTTCATCCCCCCTGCATCCAGAGGAGTTCATCCCCATTTGCATCCAGAAGGGTTCATCCTCCCTGCATTCAGAGGGGTTCAACCCCCCAGAGGGGTTCATCCCCCCAGAGGGGTTCACCCCACACTGATTCAGAGGGTTCATCCCTCTCTGCATCCAGAGGGATTCATCCCCTAGAGGGGTTCATCCCCCCAAGAGGGATTCATCCATCCAGAGGAGTTCATCCCCACTGCATCCAGAGGGATTCACCCCCATCTGCATCCAGAGGGGTTCATCCCCCAGAGGGGTTCACCCCACTGCATCCAGAGGG GTTCATCCCCCAGAGGGGTTCATCCCCGACTGATCCAGAGGGGCTCATCCCATCAGAGGGGTTCACCCCCCTTGCATCTGAAGGGGTTTTCCCCACCTTCCCTCTGCTGCAGTCATTCAGGCTCATCTCTGGTGGCCAGAGCTCAGGAGCTGTTTCAGGGATTAAGAGAAAGATCTGTTCAGTCCAGGCCAGAGCTGGTTGGCCAAGAAAACACCTAGGAAGGCTTTTTGTTCGAGtgaggtggattttggggtctgaTAGGTGCAGCTTCCCCCTTGGCAGGAGCCCATCCAGCCTTTGGCAAAGATCTCTTGGCTTTTTGCCTGGATTGGGAAACGCCTGCAGCCCCCCCTGA